One Molothrus aeneus isolate 106 chromosome 6, BPBGC_Maene_1.0, whole genome shotgun sequence genomic window carries:
- the BDKRB2 gene encoding B2 bradykinin receptor: MVSITAENVTQLYNMTTQELTVSPEYSHNNSGVHQIDQYECVSADVWKWLQDFQPGFLWFIFILGSIENSFVLTVLCFHKSSCTVAEIYLANMAFADLMLVCTLPFWAINISNKFHWPFGQFLCKAINIMSSMNLYSSVYFLTLVSIDRYLALVKTMSLGRMRRTVCAKWNCFVIWTCALLMCSPTMVFRNLHYFEEYNITACVLLYPASFWEPTNNCLLNIVGFVIPVCVITYCTFQIIKALRSSELRKMKVVQTERRATMLVFAVLLLFIICWLPFQISTFIDTIRYFSPTLRCLEEINDILTQIATYCSFSNSCLNPVLYVIVGKNFQKKAVEFYKDLFTKRCRKSQSVQMENSLDTLRTSISSEYPRKKSVLSLPQ; the protein is encoded by the coding sequence aTGGTTTCCATCACAGCTGAAAATGTTACGCAGCTGTACAACATGACTACCCAGGAGCTCACAGTCAGTCCAGAATATTCCCACAATAATTCAGGAGTGCATCAGATAGATCAATATGAATGTGTTAGTGCAGATGTGTGGAAATGGCTACAGGATTTTCAGCCTGGATTTCTCTGGTTTATATTTATTCTGGGATCAATAGAAAATTCCTTTGTGCTCACCGTCCTGTGTTTCCACAAGAGTAGCTGCACAGTGGCTGAAATTTACCTAGCAAACATGGCATTTGCTGACCTAATGTTGGTCTGTACTTTACCTTTCTGGGCCATTAATATTTCTAATAAATTTCATTGGCCTTTTGGCCAGTTTCTCTGTAAAGCCATCAACATTATGAGTTCCATGAACTTATATTCTAGCGTCTATTTCCTGACACTAGTGAGCATTGACCGCTACCTGGCCTTGGTGAAAACCATGTCGCTTGGACGGATGAGACGAACCGTCTGTGCCAAATGGAATTGTTTTGTAATTTGGACATGTGCTCTGCTCATGTGTTCACCTACAATGGTGTTTCgaaatttgcattattttgaaGAGTACAACATCACAGCCTGTGTTCTTCTTTACCCAGCTAGCTTCTGGGAGCCCACAAACAACTGCTTGCTGAATATTGTGGGGTTTGTGATCCCAGTCTGTGTAATTACCTACTGCACTTTTCAAATCATCAAAGCCTTACGAAGCAGTGAGCTACGAAAAATGAAGGTAGTCCAGACAGAGAGGAGAGCCACCATGCTGGTctttgctgtgctcctgctgttcATCATTTGCTGGCTTCCATTCCAGATCAGCACATTCATCGACACAATCCGTTACTTCTCACCCACTCTCAGGTGCCTGGAGGAGATCAATGACATACTGACCCAGATAGCCACATACTGCTCCTTCAGCAACAGCTGCCTGAACCCCGTCTTGTACGTGATTGTTGGGAAAAACTTCCAGAAGAAGGCTGTGGAATTCTACAAGGACTTGTTCACAAAGAGGTGCAGAAAATCACAGTCTGTGCAGATGGAAAACTCCCTGGACACTTTAAGAACTTCCATTTCAAGCGAATACCCAAGGAAAAAGTCTGTTTTGTCATTACCCCAATAG